In Zea mays cultivar B73 chromosome 7, Zm-B73-REFERENCE-NAM-5.0, whole genome shotgun sequence, the following proteins share a genomic window:
- the LOC103632211 gene encoding peroxidase 27 isoform X1 — MVLFFLNSTMPGLPSEKESIPNLILRGFGTIDRVKAKLEQACPEVVSCADILALVARDVVVLTKGPHGDVPIWRRDGRRSVKQDALDNLHAPFFDVGRNMCQFFMPKGLNAKDQIVLLGVGVCRVPTTVWWLVSSGVESGGGVRSDSGGRRDAVRWPTGWQVELDASRGTGTGRTTEQADDTRRRQKLGGRGSGVGTRGSGRPQMASRPADQAQRRRGLTWVSR; from the exons ATGGTTCTGTTTTTTCTGAATAGCACCATGCCAGGACTGCCATCCGAGAAGGAGTCGATACCCAACCTCATCTTGCGAGGCTTTGGCACCATCGACCGTGTGAAGGCGAAGCTGGAGCAGGCCTGCCCTGAAGTGGTGTCATGTGCCGATATCTTGGCTCTGGTAGCAAGGGACGTCGTTGTACTG ACCAAAGGGCCTCACGGGGATGTTCCAATCTGGCGGAGAGATGGTAGAAGATCGGTGAAGCAAGATGCACTGGACAACCTCCACGCGCCCTTCTTCGATGTTGGTCGGAACATGTGCCAGTTCTTCATGCCCAAGGGCCTCAACGCCAAGGACCAGATTGTTCTGCTAG GCGTGGGCGTCTGCCGTGTGCCGACTACTGTCTGGTGGCTGGTGTCCAGCGGGGTGGAATCCGGTGGGGGCGTCAGGTCGGACTCCGGTGGACGGAGGGACGCAGTCCGGTGGCCGACGGGCTGGCAGGTGGAGCTCGACGCGTCGCGCGGGACAGGGACGGGGCGAACGACGGAACAGGCAGATGACACTCGACGCCGACAGAAGCTTGGCGGCCGTGGCTCGGGGGTCGGGACTCGGGGCTCGGGCAGACCGCAGATGGCCTCACGGCCAGCCGACCAGGCACAGCGGCGTCGCGGCTTAACGTGGGTGAGCAGGTGA
- the LOC103632211 gene encoding peroxidase 1 isoform X2: MVLFFLNSTMPGLPSEKESIPNLILRGFGTIDRVKAKLEQACPEVVSCADILALVARDVVVLTKGPHGDVPIWRRDGRRSVKQDALDNLHAPFFDVGRNMCQFFMPKGLNAKDQIVLLGTPPWRT; the protein is encoded by the exons ATGGTTCTGTTTTTTCTGAATAGCACCATGCCAGGACTGCCATCCGAGAAGGAGTCGATACCCAACCTCATCTTGCGAGGCTTTGGCACCATCGACCGTGTGAAGGCGAAGCTGGAGCAGGCCTGCCCTGAAGTGGTGTCATGTGCCGATATCTTGGCTCTGGTAGCAAGGGACGTCGTTGTACTG ACCAAAGGGCCTCACGGGGATGTTCCAATCTGGCGGAGAGATGGTAGAAGATCGGTGAAGCAAGATGCACTGGACAACCTCCACGCGCCCTTCTTCGATGTTGGTCGGAACATGTGCCAGTTCTTCATGCCCAAGGGCCTCAACGCCAAGGACCAGATTGTTCTGCTAG